Within Puntigrus tetrazona isolate hp1 chromosome 17, ASM1883169v1, whole genome shotgun sequence, the genomic segment TTGTTCTAATGCACTTTCTGGATTTTAGAACGGCGCTGCATTTCAAATCTTTCATTTCGTGATGAAACGTTTTTCTCGAGCAGCCTTCCTCACCTTCCTTCCGCCTGCTCTTTCTCTTTAAGCAGGCTCTTCATCCGCTCCTCGATCTGCCTCAGGTTGCCCTGAAGCTGTACCTCTGGATTCTGAGACTCTAAAGAGGCCCGTCGATCGCTTCCTGTTTCGGCCGCATCCTGTCCTCTTTCTCGCAGCAGCTCGAGAGTGCGCGTTTTCTCTTGGGATAACTCCTGAAGAGACAAAGTCAGACTTTTGCTGCGGATCTTTTTTTGCACCTCGTGGATAATAACAAGCCAGAACGTCGTTATGAAATATCTTTCACAGCCTCATTCTTCTCACGGGAAACAATCTGACCTCAGATATTTATTTCCTTCTACCTCTAAAGACTTCTGCAGAATTGTGGTAAGATTATGAAGCTCCTCTTTCTCATTTTCCACTCCTTTCAGACACTGAGCAGTACCGTCCAGATctctaaaaacacagcaatagaCAATGTTTCAGGAGACGGCCGTGTTCAACGTGAATTCAACATGCGGTTAAagtgttttacagtttaatttgaTCTTGTTCTGTTCTCAGCTCTTGAACCACTTCTTCAAACTTCTGCTTttcttcctccagcagttgatTCAGTCTCTCCAGTTCCTAGAAACACAGATACAAGCATGAGCACACACTTATTGacattgcatttattgaatattaaCTATGTACAAATCCGCAGGTTAATACAACTAGACATTCGTTGGTATCATAAACAGGAAGCTAACCGCCTTCTGTTCTCTTTGCAAGCACAGTTCTTCAGTCTCCTCCATGAGCTTatctgacaaaacaaaacaaaaaaacacaatatttttggaaggaaaaaaaaaaaaagaaagaaagaaagaaagaaaagatgcgGCCATACCCAAATATTCCTGCTTTTCTTTAGCTAGCTGTAGTCCCTGAGCTTCGAGACTCTCAATCATAGCCTCACCCAACTGAGCATTCTTCCaagtgctttaataaaaaataatttaaaaaaacactaaagtaACACTAATGTCAGATACAATCTAtaacatattaaacatgttgGAATGAAATCATAAATGTGCAATAGTGTTATTAGTTCACTCACACTTTTCCCGACTCTTGTAGCATCTCCACCCATTGGATCTGCTCTGGCTCTGATTCAGCAGCCAGGACTATGTTTCCCTGTGCAGAAAAAGCAGAAAGATATTCAAAagatattcatttaatttaatttaatttcattatgttattttttaataacattgttaacagtaatactgttttaatatatattaatattatgaataaactATTGTTAGCAAAAtcattcagatttatttcattCGTTCGttcatgtcatttatttattattaataattttaagattAACTTCACATAAAAGCCAGAGATATCTATCACCAATTCTACCCATTCCATCCTACCCCTTTCTGATATAGCTTTGGAAACGTAATTGATTGTGGTTAACtggtttccaaaaaaagaatagaatagaatagaatagaatagaatagaatagaatagaatagaatagaatagaatagaattctTTTACTGTGAAGTCTTCATGGTTGATAACCATGGCAAACGGCATGCCTTGATCTTCTCTTGGCTCGACGATGCAACCACCTAACGGTATCACCCCcttaaattcagaaaaaagataaaaatacattcattcatgATCCCTAAACATGTACACTTGAACACACTGGACATGTTTTGCTTACATTACTCAGTATGCTGGTTATATAAAAGTGAGCAGTCATCACACAGCTGTGCTAACATTCAGTACAACACCAGCATGTTATTGATTAAGTATATggttataaaactaaatatatattcactGCCATTCCGGTATATTGTACAGGATTTCTGTAGATTAGGTAGTAATTTTACAGTGCACTCTCAGAAACATATTCTAAAGCTGTCACCGGGgaagtaccttttaaaaaagtaccTATTTGgttcaaatatatacactttaagtactaatgtGTACCTTTAAGGTATGTAAATGGACACTTTTTAGTACAAACATGTCCCTTCTTTGACAGCTTTGCTTCTGAGAGTCACAGTTAAATGTAAGAAGTGTAAATGTCTGAGTACCTTAGGGTGAATGTTGAAGTATCTATTGGTCTCAAAGCTTTTTTTCTCGTTCTCAGCATAGTACAAAAGAAAGCTATCTTTGATGATGAAGAatctgcaacaacaacaacaacaaaaatcgcTAATAACCTCACAGCTAGCAATGCACTTCGTGAAAAGCCTTCACCGCTTCcttcataaatacataaatgaccAAATAaccatctttttattttttttttttacttttccctTGAATTGATCTGTCCTGGAACCGATGAGTCCTAATGTACAAAAACTCACCGGCGGCACAGAACGTCCTCATGGATCTTACTTACTCAGCTTTAGAGGCGCATTTAAAGCACATCAGTTCAGTTTATAATGACGGGTTACTCAATATCAGCTAAGCTATAAAGcttttaaagtgcattacaaCAAGGCActgcacacacgcacgcacacacgcacgcgcacacaaaATGTGCTCAAAAAAATTACCCCTGAGcaaaattactaataatatcACAGCTTGTTCTTTTAACTCACTGTATCTAGTCTATAATGCTATATATTTCacttaatgttatatataacaCTTCATTACTAACCAGAAAAGCAATTGTATATTGCATATCTCTGCAGGGaaatcacaaaataatgaaaaacagcaaactaaaatacaataacTGAAAAGATCCTAAAGAATCGACGtgataaaataatcatatttttttttgttacagacTGAGCATAGTCAATAGGGCCCGATATTACCTGCGGGACCACTTGGCCGAGGGCCTCCCGAAAGGTCTCTTCCACAGGACCCCATGCAGTTGCACTTTGGTGCTGATATCCAGAGCATCCGAGTCGGCTTGATCCATGGAGGTCCAGGGAGAGAGCAGGGAGGGTTTGGACGAGGAGAACATAGCCGACCCTTTCACAGGAAGTAGAAGAGAAGGAGGTGTGgtataaaaatgtcaataaagtTAAAACAGCAGCGTGTACACTCTCCGATGATCCTATAGAGGCACATTCAAACGGACAGAGCTTGTGATGATATCCTCGAGTTATCCAGCGATGTGGAATGATGCGTCCGCCGATAGTGACATCAGCCGGTATTGGACGTGGAAACAGAGtcagagagg encodes:
- the plekhd1 gene encoding pleckstrin homology domain-containing family D member 1: MFSSSKPSLLSPWTSMDQADSDALDISTKVQLHGVLWKRPFGRPSAKWSRRFFIIKDSFLLYYAENEKKSFETNRYFNIHPKGVIPLGGCIVEPREDQGMPFAMVINHEDFTGNIVLAAESEPEQIQWVEMLQESGKVTWKNAQLGEAMIESLEAQGLQLAKEKQEYLDKLMEETEELCLQREQKAELERLNQLLEEEKQKFEEVVQELRTEQDQIKLDLDGTAQCLKGVENEKEELHNLTTILQKSLEELSQEKTRTLELLRERGQDAAETGSDRRASLESQNPEVQLQGNLRQIEERMKSLLKEKEQAEGRLKENETRAKVLQEEREFYSSQAQALQQSLTQLTADKKHTEEELKAEMESRVELERRLKSAEEALQDLEQGLNAIERTHEREERMKGDVSHLRKFFEECICAAEIEAKLPSIMKNAVYLHKAAARRIKSCRVQRRASRQHWLKHSQSFASSRGASSTSLEELRETARRLTSDGCLRQRACKIITRQKTVQSDD